Below is a genomic region from Panthera tigris isolate Pti1 chromosome E1, P.tigris_Pti1_mat1.1, whole genome shotgun sequence.
CAAAAATCTCGTGCCCTGAAGCCTTGAACTCGTCCAGCCACACTAAGACCAAGCCAGAGTGTGAGAAACGACGATTTATTCACCTCCAGCCTGCCCGGCGATACCCTGGACTAATTTTACTGTAATTTTCAAACAGGGTGCTTTCCATATTgtgatgccaaaaaaaaaaaaaatgtactaggTCTTAAGTAATATTTAAGGTTATTTGAATTGCTGCCGGCCTTGGGGTTGTTTTTAATATTggtgatctttttttaaagcaaggccTTGAGCCAGCTGCTTCCCGTCATAAGCCCCAGTTCCCTGACCTGTAAGCTTCCAGCAGTGGGTCTGTCCCTGCCTAACTCCCCAGCCATTGTATGGGCCTCCAAACCTTGGGTTGCTGCGATCCGGGGAGGGGAAGACCTTGCGAATGTGAAGTGTAGCTAACTAGGTTAGTGCAGAAAGGAGAAGGCCATTGGTAAGATTGTGGGCTTgttgcagaaaataaattttgtttaaaatctcgTAAGGGTGTTTTCTTGGGGAAGCGTCACTTCCAACCAGTAGGGGGCGCTCCCAGGCACAGGTGGCTGGCGGAGGGCGCTGGAGGAATGCGGCCGACCTGGGGAGGCCCTCGCGAGGTTGGTGGCTGGCCGACATGGGCTCATCGGAGTGTCGCAAGAGGGCCTGGATCATCAGCCCAGCATGTTCTAGAACAATTACTCCGGCCCCAACATCAGCTTCTAACTGGTCTGTCTGCCACCATGCCTCCCCGCTCCAAGCGGTCCTCAGAGTAATACAGACACTACGTGCACCTGACCTCCAGGGGAAAACGAAATGACCCGGTCCTAGTTAGTAGCGACCCTGAAGGATGCCAGAGCGCAGTCACGGCAAAGATTCTTCTAGAGGAAGCACaggatggaaaggaagggagaggggttgAAGTTTGGGGTTCCGGGGACGGAAGAGGTAGAGTCCTTTAGAAAGGAAGGTTGAGGGAGGCGGGGCTGTAGAGGGATTGGAATATCAACGGGCGGGCGGAGTTTGGAGTCTGTTctgaaggcaggagggaggggccgaAGGCCTCCAGAGCCTTGGAGAGGGCAGAGGCATGCCAGGGTGGGTGGCCTGTGACCCTGGGCTGGAAGGAGTTGGCAAAGGAGAGCTGAGAGCAACTTACTGCCCTGCGGTGGTCCTTACAAGAGAGGACGGGAGGAAGTGGGGGCAGAAGGGAAGAGGCAGTTTAAGAAGAGTGGGCCAGACACTGTACTgccaaggaaaggagagaagcctCTTTTAGAGCAGCCATGAGAACTTCTCCACTAAGGCCACTCCTTTAAGGGCGCCAACCCTGAGACCCAGAAGCCAcatccctccctttctgttctcCCCGGAGTCCCACACTGCACCAGTCGGGGCCTGTGATTACCCCTTTGACAGGGACGGGGCCTCCGCTTCCCCTATGTGTCTACCTTGCATGCTGTGTCAGGCCGTCACTTGCCATCTTGGGACACACGGGAGAGTTCTGGCCTGAGAGGCAGGAGCCCCAGGCTCTACCACCAGACCTGACCCTGACTCGCTCTGTATCCTCTGgcctatctctgtccctctccaaccCTCAGTcacctcatctgtagaatgggccTAGCAACGTCTTACAGGCAGATGACCTCACAAGATCCCCTCCAGCTAGGTCAGCTGTGACTTTGGGAACCCCAACCCTGAGTTCCCATTTTCCGCTTCACCgtgcctcctccccccccaccccccgctgccaAACCTGGAAGCAGAGAATCTACATCACTGTCCTGAATTAATGTTCCCCCCACGCCCCAAGAAAAGGCAGTCAGCTGAGACGTGCAAGTCATTTATTGTCTCTGTTGATAAGAAGTCAATTCTTCTGGCACCAACcagtcttccccacccccacccacctggcccctggccccagcTTCTCAGTGCCAATCAAGTTTGCACCCTGAAATCCCTGTGGGATCCAAGAAGCCCAGGGAGGCAGGAATTGAAGATTctagcatttaaatatataaagtgcaACAACATAGCTTATTAAGACTGAGTCAACCCTCTACGACCTTACAAAGCTGGGCAGAAGGACTGGCATAGGGTCAGGGGCTGAGGCGGGGGACAGGTGAAGCCATGCGGTCTTCAGAGTCCAGGATGGAAGGAAATCCACTCGTGTTTACTTTAGCAGGCACGGTTCCTTGGACTTTAAAGATTGCTTAACCCATCGGGCTGTCGGCAAGACAcaggtctctctgcctcccttcagCTTGATTCtgtgggaaaagaacaaaagaggagCCGAATCACCTTGAGTTGCCCCCTGGGTGCCACACACAAGTCCCATCTCCCCCTCCTTGCTGCTGGGTCCCCCTAAgcttctctctctgggcctgtAAAATGAAATTGTGGCATAAGACCTGCGGCTTGTACACTGGGAAGAACTCCCAAACCTCGGGAAGAGCTTATTCAACTGAGTTTCTCCCTTTTCTGGAGAGTGTGATTTGTTGTATTAGGGCGGGGTAAGGGCTGCAGACACTCTGAGGATTAGCTAGTATGGAAATATCCATCCTAGACTATCTATGAGGGCCCGCGatccatcttttcatgtgtctgtgtccATCTGGAACCCTCAGTCATTGCTTTAgattcactgtgtgtgtgtgtgtgtgtgtgtgtgtgtgtgtgtgtcttttctaaCCTGCCCACCTctttaatttggctattgtccaACCAAACTATAGACCAATTCTAAGTTTAATTATCTGGGTGACCTCAGACAAATATCTCTACTTCCCTGAACTTCACTGTTCATGATAATGAAAATGGGTGCCCCAAAAGGGTTAGCCAAGATCATATACGTGAATGCTTTCTAGATACTGAGAAGTGGGGGTAAGCTACCTCAGTCTAACTTTCTAATGACCCTATGATGCGACTGTCATCTTtactccatttcacagataaggagtGCAGAGGAGTGCCCAGATAATGAGGTGCAGAAGAGTTACCCGCCCAAGGTCAACCAAGATTATAGGTTGGCAAATCCCGAGGCAGGAAATAATTGTGACCCCCTCACTTTTCCCACTACACAGTAATTCCTGGAGCTTTTAAGCAGTCCCTTCTTCTGGATATAAAATATCAGGATATAATACTTGGCGCCTTGGAGTTGCAAGAAACCCAAGTCACTGTGGGAGCGCAGGGGCATCCCTCCTGGCACCTGCTAAGAAGCGCAGCGCTCCCCCTGGCgcccatactgggctctgcacACCTAGATCTTGGCGGCCTCGATCCAGGTTCGGAAACCAGAATCTGGTGGAGCATCGCCATCTAGCGTCTGCCATTCTAATTCCAGGTGGGCTGATTTCTGGTCCCTGGAGGAGAGAGTCAGGAACTGACCCAGGTAGGGCCACTCACATTAGACTACTGCGGGAGCACGCAGAGCTGGTGTTTTTGTAACACTGGATTCTCTGCGAGGAAATCTTCTTCTCCGCAAACGTGAAGCAACAGTTGGAGGACGATACGTGCActagaagaaaaacacacaaaaaaatggtttGCATCTATTTCTTAACCTGGACGTTTTTCCTTTTATCCAAGTggttagaaacaaacaaacaaaaaacaaacaaacaaacaaacaaaaccttttgGGACAGGCCCAGGCTTGGGGACTACATCCAGCCCAGTGCAGTGCTGTCTCATCAGCCACCTACTTCTGTAGGTAGGCAGAGGGTCAGGACATTGGGGTTTAGATCCCAGCCCCCTCCAATCTACCTGTGTGGCCTTGACCAAGATGAGCCCCCATCTGGGCCCCAGACTTCCCAACTGTCAAACAGGACTTTTTGGACTGATTTTTAAGAAGCCTCCAGTTCTGACATCCCACCATGAGTGTACGGTTCTGGCCCAATATTTGGGTTCAAGGGCTCAGGACTCCACATTCTGGGGGCCCAGTGAGCCTGGTGCACACAGGACAACTGTGGTCTGTACCTTTCGGTCAAGACTAGGAATGGTTCAAGGAGTTCAAACGGATGAGATGACCAGGGAAGAGCTTTCAGGAGCTGAGATGCTCTCCACCCCCTCTCTAGAATGCCCTTTACCCAGGCCCTCAGCCCTGTCCAGGCTCCACCCCCAACTTGGCCACTTTACACACTctttgccaccccccaccccccaagagaCTCAAATTCCAATCCTGGCTCCTTCCTCCTTGTTTCATTGTCTACGCAGCATTTTTCAGGTGCCTGGAATTAGGTCAATCTTCTTTCTAGAGCCCCGAGGGCAAGCATTATCAATCCCATTTTGCCAGCAGGGAACGCAGAGTTTGAGAGGTAAAGTGACTGGCCTGAGTCACTGGGCCAACACTTGCCCGACAGTGACTAGCCACCCGTTCTAGTCTCGGTCCTGACTTTACACTCTGCCTGTTTTCTGTTCCCCGGTAGAGGCAGGACCCAgtccctcctctgggcctcaggccTCCTGGCTTGCCTAAATAGCCTCAGAGCTCCCCGGAGGAGGCAGGGCCTGCTTCGGCTGAGGCTGGCAGCTGAGCTGTGGCATCTGGCCTGAACACCTTCTCCCTCCGGCCCCTTGCCCCTACCGCATCCAAGTCCTCCATTCACCCTCTTCAGGAAGAATTCTTccaggaggagaggagacagaggcctTGAGTTCAGGGCAAGCCCTGCCCACAAGCCCAGAGCACCCTCCCCAAGGAGGAGCGTAGTGATGATGTCAACCACACTCACTGCTCCTGCTGTCCGCCTCGTGCAGCCACATCCCAGCCAGCAGCAGGCACACCAGGGCCACGGTGATGAGCTTCATCCTGGCGGGTCTGGCTCAGACCA
It encodes:
- the CCL1 gene encoding C-C motif chemokine 1 codes for the protein MKLITVALVCLLLAGMWLHEADSRSMHVSSSNCCFTFAEKKISSQRIQCYKNTSSACSRSSLIIKLKGGRETCVLPTARWVKQSLKSKEPCLLK